In Pseudanabaena sp. BC1403, a single window of DNA contains:
- the nblS gene encoding two-component system sensor histidine kinase NblS, which produces MNFLPQIYNTPRRWWTEFSLQTKLMALITLLVSLLMSAVTFWAVNDIQTDARLNDTRFGKDLGLLLAANVAPLVAKNDLQEVTRLSKEFYESSSSIRYILYADPDGEIFYGIPFNSNEVKNSLSIRRRIQLPEDPMMRPDRPLVRQHVTPQGEVTDIFVNLQHDGKALGIIAIGINPNPTAVASSSLTLDVTTAVFVSIWAMVILGAASNSVTITRPLRELVAGVQNIASGNFKQRIDLPFGGELGELIRSFNEMAQRLKKYEEQNIEELTAEKAKLETLVSTIADGALLLDSDMRIVLANPAAIKIMGWDQDLDKNTWQGKSILNILPERLSADLGRSLMQIATGDREGGEFRIMASGEKGDSVLAHAFRIWITSVLSSSNAIKGIAITIQDITREVELNAAQSRFISNVSHELRTPLFNIKSFIETLHEYGDELSDDQKKEFLGTANNETDRLTRLVNDVLDLSRLESGRQYHFTAIDLSETIEQTVRTYKLNASSKGVELLHEISPNLERIWGNYDLILQVLYNLVGNALKFTETGGKVTVRIYPWQDQTTTQPHRVVNYVRVEVEDTGYGIPAEDCDRIFDRFYRVEDKVHTLEGTGLGLSIVRNIIEKHHSEIHIKSEVGVGSTFWFDLSVYQDRCELPVVNAIAAPVQAMSV; this is translated from the coding sequence ATGAACTTTTTGCCTCAAATTTACAATACACCCAGACGTTGGTGGACAGAGTTTTCTTTACAAACTAAGCTAATGGCTTTGATTACGCTATTAGTTTCTTTGTTGATGAGTGCTGTCACCTTTTGGGCTGTCAATGATATTCAGACTGATGCTCGACTCAATGATACGCGCTTTGGTAAGGATTTAGGTTTGTTACTTGCAGCTAATGTTGCCCCCTTGGTAGCCAAAAATGATCTTCAAGAAGTAACTCGTCTATCTAAAGAATTTTACGAAAGTAGCTCTAGCATTCGCTATATTCTCTACGCTGATCCCGATGGTGAGATTTTTTACGGGATTCCATTTAACTCTAATGAGGTAAAAAATTCTTTAAGTATCAGGCGACGCATTCAGTTACCTGAAGATCCGATGATGCGTCCCGATCGCCCTTTGGTAAGGCAACATGTCACGCCACAGGGGGAAGTCACCGATATATTTGTCAATTTGCAGCACGACGGCAAAGCTTTAGGAATTATTGCGATCGGCATCAACCCTAACCCGACAGCGGTTGCTTCGTCGAGCCTGACTCTAGATGTGACAACAGCAGTATTTGTGTCGATCTGGGCGATGGTGATTTTGGGGGCAGCCTCAAACTCAGTGACGATTACTCGACCACTCAGGGAATTGGTGGCGGGGGTACAAAATATTGCTAGTGGCAATTTCAAGCAACGGATCGATTTGCCTTTTGGTGGGGAGCTTGGGGAATTAATCCGTAGCTTTAATGAGATGGCGCAACGGCTGAAAAAATACGAAGAGCAAAATATCGAAGAGTTGACTGCTGAAAAGGCGAAGCTGGAAACTCTAGTATCGACGATCGCAGATGGCGCATTGTTACTCGACTCAGATATGCGAATCGTGCTTGCCAATCCTGCGGCGATCAAGATTATGGGGTGGGATCAGGATTTAGATAAAAATACATGGCAAGGCAAAAGCATTTTGAACATTTTGCCAGAGCGACTCAGTGCTGACTTAGGGCGATCGCTCATGCAAATTGCCACAGGCGATCGCGAGGGCGGCGAATTTCGGATTATGGCTTCTGGTGAGAAGGGCGACTCAGTGCTTGCCCATGCTTTTAGGATTTGGATTACGAGTGTGCTCAGCTCCAGTAATGCAATTAAGGGGATAGCAATTACGATTCAGGACATCACCCGTGAGGTGGAGCTAAATGCAGCGCAGAGTCGATTTATTAGCAATGTCAGCCATGAATTACGCACACCTTTGTTTAATATCAAGTCTTTTATTGAGACTTTGCACGAATATGGTGATGAACTGAGTGATGATCAGAAGAAAGAATTTCTCGGTACAGCCAATAATGAAACCGATCGCCTGACACGCCTTGTGAATGATGTGTTGGATCTATCTCGCTTAGAGTCAGGTCGTCAATATCATTTCACGGCGATCGACTTATCTGAGACGATTGAGCAAACGGTGCGGACTTACAAGCTCAATGCTTCTTCTAAGGGTGTTGAGCTATTGCATGAAATTTCGCCCAACCTCGAAAGGATTTGGGGGAATTATGATTTGATATTGCAGGTTTTATACAACTTAGTTGGGAATGCTTTAAAGTTCACCGAAACTGGCGGCAAGGTCACGGTTCGGATCTATCCTTGGCAAGATCAAACTACCACTCAACCCCATCGTGTCGTCAATTATGTGCGGGTCGAGGTTGAGGATACTGGCTATGGCATTCCTGCCGAAGATTGCGATCGCATTTTTGATCGTTTTTATCGCGTAGAGGATAAAGTGCATACGCTCGAAGGGACGGGACTAGGTCTATCGATTGTGCGTAATATCATTGAGAAACATCACAGTGAGATTCATATCAAGAGTGAAGTTGGCGTTGGTAGTACATTCTGGTTTGATCTAAGCGTGTATCAAGATCGGTGTGAGTTACCTGTAGTTAATGCGATCGCAGCACCTGTGCAAGCAATGTCGGTATAG
- the radC gene encoding DNA repair protein RadC, translated as MTYSLRIVDMAESDRPRERLLSQGVRSLSNAELIAILLGTGQGPGKLSAVGLGQLILQTIGKDRTSDPVAALQTVSPQELMQIEGVGPAKATSILAAIELGKRALYAKPPDLTEVTDPSVAAAALSQDLMWQPQERLAVVMLDNKNRIIAQRIITIGTATETLAHPRDIFREVLKSGAVRLIVAHNHPSGNTSPSPEDITLTRQLLEAARMLSIPLLDHLILGNGTFSSIRETSTLWKEVPQTE; from the coding sequence ATGACTTATTCTCTGCGAATTGTGGATATGGCTGAAAGCGATCGCCCCCGCGAAAGGCTACTCAGTCAGGGAGTTCGCAGTTTATCTAATGCAGAATTAATCGCAATTTTATTAGGGACAGGTCAGGGACCAGGTAAACTCTCAGCAGTGGGCTTAGGACAGCTAATCTTACAAACCATTGGCAAAGATCGCACCAGTGATCCTGTGGCAGCTTTGCAGACTGTCTCACCACAGGAACTAATGCAAATCGAAGGAGTTGGCCCCGCAAAAGCAACGTCAATCTTAGCTGCGATCGAGTTAGGCAAGAGGGCACTCTATGCCAAGCCTCCAGATTTGACCGAAGTAACTGATCCATCAGTGGCAGCAGCAGCACTCAGTCAAGACCTGATGTGGCAACCCCAAGAGCGCCTTGCTGTAGTAATGCTCGACAACAAAAATCGGATTATCGCCCAGCGCATTATTACCATCGGCACAGCGACAGAAACCCTCGCTCATCCCCGTGATATTTTCCGAGAGGTTCTCAAAAGCGGTGCAGTGCGTCTAATTGTGGCGCACAATCATCCATCGGGAAATACATCTCCAAGTCCCGAAGACATCACGCTTACACGCCAATTACTTGAAGCAGCAAGAATGCTGAGCATTCCACTTTTGGATCATTTGATTTTAGGAAATGGAACCTTTTCCAGTATTCGCGAAACTTCAACATTATGGAAAGAAGTTCCCCAAACAGAATAA
- a CDS encoding Spy/CpxP family protein refolding chaperone: MFRNIKKLLAIACVTVAVGAVAIPNLVAAQNTTQNSTEKRKPRQGEGWKQLNLTEAQKAQMKSIRESAKARSQAVLTAEQRAIMEQARQSGDRKGVRKSLNLTDAQKQQMKAIAEDTKAQMKNVLTPAQQQQLEQMKQQRQSNRGTTR, from the coding sequence ATGTTTCGTAATATCAAAAAATTGTTGGCGATCGCTTGTGTAACTGTGGCAGTCGGAGCCGTGGCAATTCCAAATCTCGTTGCTGCACAAAATACCACTCAAAATAGCACCGAAAAACGCAAGCCCCGTCAAGGCGAAGGCTGGAAACAGTTGAATTTGACTGAAGCCCAAAAGGCACAAATGAAGTCTATTCGCGAAAGTGCCAAAGCTCGTAGCCAAGCTGTTTTGACTGCTGAACAACGCGCAATTATGGAACAAGCTCGTCAATCTGGCGATCGCAAGGGTGTACGCAAGTCTCTGAATCTAACCGATGCTCAAAAGCAACAAATGAAGGCGATCGCAGAAGACACCAAGGCGCAAATGAAGAATGTTTTGACTCCTGCTCAGCAACAACAACTTGAGCAAATGAAGCAACAACGCCAATCAAATCGCGGCACGACTCGTTAA
- a CDS encoding YARHG domain-containing protein, with the protein MIGKVISGRYQIIQALGSGGFGETYLAEDLQLPDHQKCVVKRLQPTSSDTFVLEIASRLFETEARVLHKLGSHDRIPRLLAHFEEDHQFYLVQELIDGYELTNEIISIERSADGYPLGRMNEAQAIAFLIDVLETLVFVHQQGAIHRDIKPANLMRRRTDGKLVLIDFGAVKQVGTAVVSNIGSTVAIGTDGYMPNEQAIGKPRPCSDLYAVGAIAVQGLTGVAPNLLSENLETGELAWRTSPDYAALKYRASVSDELAMIIDKLVKYDFRDRYQSAEAVLTDLRKLASPIAPTILSTTVQANFQGLVSAFNPNDDVATTVSSKVSAMDHLQFSQKNRLVLIAVGIISAIVAIGAVWIFFRLSPTIKSDLNINANANASLPSPKYLFLSERAIGDQDLANKSALELDIMRNEVFARYGRRFKDPELQSYFNMQPWYKPIYEPDKFPEDLLTTTEIKNVKYLRDFQDRFARNSNTSQSTPTNISNSLCDYTKRLISDPNPPINVRQDAGVDFAIIGKLDNGTQITVQSEKQGWLQISEPIAGWVAANRTKPICL; encoded by the coding sequence ATGATTGGCAAAGTGATTAGTGGGAGATATCAAATCATCCAAGCTCTTGGAAGTGGGGGCTTTGGAGAGACTTATTTGGCTGAAGACTTGCAGTTGCCAGACCATCAGAAATGTGTGGTTAAAAGACTCCAGCCTACTTCTAGCGATACTTTTGTATTGGAAATTGCTAGTCGATTATTTGAGACTGAGGCAAGGGTTTTACATAAGCTTGGTAGCCACGATCGCATTCCTCGTTTGTTAGCTCATTTTGAAGAAGATCATCAGTTTTATTTGGTGCAAGAGCTGATCGATGGCTATGAGCTTACTAACGAAATCATCTCTATTGAGCGATCTGCTGATGGCTATCCATTGGGGCGGATGAATGAAGCTCAGGCGATCGCTTTTTTGATCGATGTACTAGAAACCCTCGTTTTTGTGCATCAACAGGGCGCGATCCATAGGGATATTAAACCCGCTAACTTGATGCGTCGGCGTACCGATGGCAAATTAGTATTGATCGATTTTGGAGCTGTTAAGCAAGTGGGAACGGCGGTTGTTTCCAATATTGGATCTACGGTTGCCATTGGTACAGATGGCTATATGCCCAATGAGCAAGCGATCGGCAAGCCTAGACCCTGTAGTGATCTTTACGCTGTTGGGGCGATCGCAGTGCAAGGACTGACGGGAGTTGCCCCAAATTTGTTATCTGAAAATCTAGAAACAGGTGAATTAGCTTGGCGAACATCTCCTGACTATGCAGCTTTAAAATATCGTGCCAGTGTCAGCGATGAATTGGCGATGATCATCGATAAGTTAGTCAAATATGACTTTCGCGATCGCTATCAGTCTGCTGAAGCTGTACTGACAGATTTACGAAAATTAGCATCGCCAATCGCACCCACAATTTTATCTACGACGGTGCAGGCTAATTTTCAAGGGCTAGTCTCAGCTTTTAATCCAAATGATGATGTGGCAACAACGGTTTCCTCAAAAGTCTCAGCAATGGATCATCTACAATTTAGTCAAAAAAATCGCTTGGTGCTGATCGCGGTGGGGATCATATCGGCGATCGTGGCTATTGGTGCTGTATGGATATTTTTCCGTCTTTCACCCACAATCAAGAGTGATCTTAATATTAATGCTAACGCTAATGCTAGTTTACCTAGCCCCAAATATCTATTTCTCTCAGAACGTGCGATCGGCGATCAAGATTTAGCGAATAAGAGTGCTCTTGAGCTAGATATCATGCGCAATGAAGTTTTTGCCCGTTATGGTCGCCGCTTTAAAGATCCTGAATTGCAGTCATATTTCAATATGCAACCTTGGTATAAACCCATCTATGAACCTGATAAATTTCCTGAGGATCTTCTAACCACAACGGAAATAAAAAATGTGAAGTACCTTCGTGATTTTCAAGATCGTTTTGCTAGAAACTCTAATACGTCGCAATCTACTCCTACTAATATTTCAAATTCTCTATGTGACTACACTAAACGTTTAATTTCTGATCCCAATCCGCCGATTAATGTCCGTCAAGATGCGGGCGTAGATTTTGCGATCATTGGCAAACTCGACAATGGCACACAAATTACAGTGCAGAGCGAAAAGCAAGGCTGGCTCCAAATTTCTGAACCGATCGCAGGTTGGGTCGCGGCTAATCGCACCAAACCCATATGTCTATAA
- a CDS encoding GAF domain-containing protein yields MDSTLLDQVRHLCRDRAAYEHLKAILVQQERVHQMSWEERYEKLITAQSSDTQTDIFSNIIAREKALAQLADAIQRSQSLELVLQIAVQVAQKLIQVDRVAIFRCLPDGKGEFATDAIASGVTSLSDMPERQLSLARYMIESTDPENSAQTIDSIRTSSLSSYIVTLLEQIGISSYAANTIYAGQDVWGTLVAFHGSAYHSWSESDRTSLSLIAAQIGISISLTNLRQQSQELTDDLQALQSELDNLQKTVAELVEKEIKLAIESEVASNAEQSTASTIDEQTITAINQNVVEELENTVVNEDVEPDDLAVSQNEKDTDAEENELEAIVINTDINTDEINNFRDDSISQNGLPPLFLVPDSISPISDEDVEPDEAVTLDEPAINFTRDDISYVIMPDNLKVISDIASAPDELDQDKSVENSVAETEVILPETMILETSEAEGYPDEKSELESSEAEDIESQESEQEMIATELAETELSPPQLSEIEESESLASEELEPKTSKTDFLSEIQSMEPAILAPELVRQEAIESEIEEPEDESSEVESMDEPQTGFDTTIDFSHNNEEDEEPAIEPQFMETILEIAGNDLKATEFLLNVIDSYLEETPQLVQSIDRALAVDDRPRLLQSLNTLRSSSDYIGALTLAYQCRQLELAIRANYVVLIYACLSQVAIEAQRATDALRIARSRYAL; encoded by the coding sequence ATGGATTCTACCCTCTTAGATCAAGTCCGCCACCTATGCCGCGATCGCGCTGCCTATGAACACCTCAAAGCTATTTTGGTGCAGCAGGAGCGTGTTCACCAAATGAGCTGGGAAGAGCGGTATGAAAAACTGATAACAGCACAGTCATCAGACACACAGACGGATATTTTTAGCAATATTATTGCTAGGGAAAAAGCACTTGCACAGCTTGCTGATGCTATTCAGCGATCGCAATCTTTAGAGCTAGTTTTACAAATAGCTGTGCAAGTAGCCCAGAAATTAATCCAAGTCGATCGCGTCGCAATTTTTCGCTGCCTTCCTGATGGAAAAGGCGAGTTCGCCACTGATGCGATCGCCTCAGGGGTGACATCTCTTAGCGATATGCCCGAAAGACAGCTTTCACTAGCTCGGTACATGATTGAGTCTACAGATCCAGAAAATTCTGCTCAGACTATTGACAGTATTCGGACTTCTAGCCTGTCGTCTTATATCGTGACGCTACTTGAACAGATCGGCATTTCATCCTATGCAGCTAATACGATATATGCAGGACAAGATGTTTGGGGAACTCTAGTTGCTTTTCATGGTAGTGCTTATCATAGTTGGTCAGAGAGCGATCGCACGTCTCTATCATTGATTGCAGCACAGATTGGTATTTCCATCTCCTTAACTAATTTACGCCAACAATCTCAAGAGCTAACTGATGATTTGCAAGCTTTACAGAGTGAATTAGATAATTTACAAAAAACAGTTGCAGAACTCGTCGAGAAAGAGATTAAGTTGGCTATTGAGTCAGAGGTTGCCTCAAATGCTGAGCAATCCACTGCGTCAACTATTGATGAGCAAACCATAACTGCAATCAATCAAAATGTAGTTGAAGAGCTGGAAAATACTGTTGTAAACGAAGATGTAGAGCCTGATGATTTAGCAGTCAGCCAGAATGAGAAAGATACAGATGCAGAAGAGAATGAATTAGAAGCAATAGTTATTAATACCGATATTAATACCGACGAAATTAATAACTTTAGAGATGACTCCATCTCTCAGAATGGATTGCCTCCACTCTTTTTAGTTCCAGATTCTATATCTCCAATCTCAGATGAAGATGTGGAGCCAGATGAGGCAGTTACGTTAGATGAGCCAGCGATAAATTTCACGCGAGATGACATCTCCTATGTGATTATGCCTGATAATCTTAAAGTGATTTCAGACATTGCATCTGCTCCAGACGAATTAGACCAAGATAAATCAGTAGAGAATTCTGTAGCTGAGACGGAGGTAATTCTTCCAGAGACAATGATATTAGAAACGTCTGAGGCTGAAGGTTATCCAGATGAAAAAAGTGAATTAGAATCATCTGAGGCTGAAGATATAGAATCACAAGAATCTGAACAAGAGATGATCGCTACAGAATTAGCCGAGACAGAATTATCCCCACCACAATTATCGGAGATAGAAGAATCAGAGTCTTTAGCATCTGAAGAGTTGGAACCAAAGACGAGCAAGACAGATTTTCTGTCCGAGATCCAATCAATGGAGCCAGCAATACTTGCACCAGAGCTTGTTCGACAAGAAGCCATAGAATCAGAAATCGAGGAGCCTGAAGATGAGTCGTCTGAAGTTGAGTCTATGGATGAGCCTCAGACTGGTTTCGATACAACTATAGATTTTTCGCATAATAATGAAGAAGATGAAGAGCCTGCAATCGAACCACAGTTCATGGAAACGATTTTGGAGATCGCGGGTAATGATCTTAAAGCAACTGAATTTTTGTTAAATGTGATTGACTCGTATTTGGAAGAGACCCCTCAGTTAGTCCAATCTATTGACAGGGCACTGGCTGTCGATGATCGCCCAAGACTTTTACAGTCCTTAAATACATTACGCTCAAGTAGTGACTATATCGGAGCCTTGACACTTGCATATCAATGCCGTCAACTCGAATTGGCGATAAGAGCGAATTATGTCGTGCTAATTTATGCTTGCTTATCGCAGGTAGCAATCGAGGCACAGAGAGCAACTGATGCATTACGCATAGCGCGATCGCGCTATGCGTTATAA
- a CDS encoding Uma2 family endonuclease codes for MVALPDRLLMTYEEYIAWESTQEMRHEFWDGEVVAMAGGTRDHNRVSGNFFKSLDEALADRPCEVYIADVKVQIQPKRKYFYPDVVVTCDERDRNDALVVAFPCLIIEVLSPSTEAFDRGFKFSQYRKFETLQEYVLAQVDQPIVEVFQRNDQGQWVFFEYGLSDRLFLKSVNLEIAVSDLYRQIQFEHKNE; via the coding sequence ATGGTTGCTTTACCCGATCGCTTATTGATGACCTACGAAGAATATATCGCTTGGGAATCAACCCAAGAAATGCGCCACGAATTTTGGGATGGTGAAGTTGTGGCAATGGCTGGCGGCACTCGTGACCACAATCGAGTTTCAGGAAATTTCTTTAAATCATTAGACGAGGCTTTAGCCGATCGCCCCTGTGAAGTTTACATCGCTGATGTCAAGGTACAGATTCAGCCAAAACGCAAATATTTTTATCCTGATGTCGTAGTTACTTGTGATGAACGCGATCGCAATGATGCTCTAGTAGTTGCTTTTCCTTGTCTAATTATCGAAGTTCTCTCACCATCGACTGAAGCCTTTGACCGTGGATTTAAATTTTCGCAATACCGCAAGTTTGAGACTTTGCAAGAATATGTATTAGCGCAAGTCGATCAGCCAATTGTGGAAGTATTTCAACGCAATGATCAGGGGCAATGGGTGTTTTTTGAATATGGTTTGAGCGATCGACTATTCCTCAAATCTGTAAATCTCGAAATAGCCGTTAGCGATCTGTATCGACAAATTCAATTTGAACACAAAAACGAATAA
- a CDS encoding LptF/LptG family permease, giving the protein MATLQTTQPRKKVTNVSLGWLPRLSIMDRYLFTQMLTPFLFGVGAFSSVILAIGSLFELIRLITDAGLSVLTAFQIFGYQIPGFMVYSFPMSMLLATLLSYSRMSGDGETTALRSCGVSAYRLVAPALVLSLFVTGMTYVFNEAIVPAANWQSRSTLRAALNQENVQFKSQDIFYQQYGEVPQEDGTSKQGLVRSFYARSFDGKQMRGLTVLDFSQGQLQQILAADSAVWIPEQNVWRFSKGTTYLVGPDGNYRSILRFDDQNLQLPRAPLDVAQEQRSAEEMNISDIRRNIDLLKQSGNTKEIRKLEVRLEQKYALPFICVVFALVGASLGMRPQRTGAAIGFGLSVLIIFGYYLLLFICGALGQVEFLSPFAAAWLPNLIGVTAGVIILTRVT; this is encoded by the coding sequence ATGGCAACCTTACAAACGACTCAACCAAGGAAAAAAGTTACAAACGTGTCGCTAGGATGGCTACCGAGATTGTCGATCATGGATCGCTATTTATTCACGCAAATGTTGACCCCATTTTTGTTTGGGGTGGGTGCATTTTCCTCTGTGATTTTAGCGATTGGCTCTCTATTTGAACTTATTCGACTGATTACTGATGCGGGATTAAGCGTTTTAACGGCGTTTCAGATTTTTGGCTACCAGATCCCAGGCTTCATGGTGTACTCATTCCCGATGTCAATGTTGCTAGCGACATTGTTATCCTACAGTCGCATGTCTGGCGATGGAGAAACAACTGCTTTACGTAGTTGTGGAGTCAGTGCTTATCGTTTAGTTGCACCTGCACTAGTGTTGAGCCTATTTGTCACGGGCATGACCTATGTATTTAATGAAGCGATCGTCCCTGCGGCAAATTGGCAATCTCGTAGTACATTGCGAGCGGCTCTAAATCAAGAAAATGTGCAGTTTAAAAGCCAAGATATTTTTTATCAGCAATATGGTGAGGTGCCCCAAGAAGATGGCACTAGCAAACAAGGCTTAGTTCGGAGTTTTTATGCACGGAGCTTTGATGGCAAACAGATGCGGGGCTTAACGGTTTTGGACTTTTCGCAAGGACAACTTCAGCAAATTCTTGCCGCCGATTCCGCTGTTTGGATTCCCGAGCAAAATGTCTGGAGGTTTAGCAAAGGTACTACCTATCTGGTTGGGCCAGATGGCAATTACCGTAGCATTCTCCGCTTTGATGATCAAAACCTGCAATTACCTCGCGCTCCCCTTGATGTTGCTCAAGAGCAACGTAGCGCTGAAGAAATGAATATTTCTGATATTCGTCGCAATATTGACTTGCTCAAGCAGTCTGGTAATACCAAAGAAATCCGAAAGCTAGAAGTAAGGCTTGAACAAAAATATGCCCTACCATTTATCTGTGTAGTCTTTGCGCTTGTTGGAGCATCTCTAGGAATGCGTCCTCAGCGTACTGGTGCAGCGATCGGGTTTGGATTGAGTGTGTTAATTATTTTTGGTTATTATTTGTTGTTATTTATTTGTGGCGCTCTCGGACAAGTTGAGTTTCTTTCCCCATTCGCAGCTGCATGGTTGCCTAATTTAATTGGCGTAACGGCTGGGGTGATTATCCTTACTCGTGTTACATAA
- the lptB gene encoding LPS export ABC transporter ATP-binding protein, whose translation MQISLDNVSKNYSGRQVVQQVSLTVKQGEIVGLLGPNGAGKTTSFYMATGLIQPDSGSVWLDKQDITSLPIHKRARMGMAYLAQEATIFRQLSVRDNLLLVMEQTNVPKQLQIHRLRTLLEEFRLTKIADTMGIQVSGGERRRTEIARALAVGLEGPKFILLDEPFAGIDPIAVSEIQSIISNLRDRNMGVLITDHNVRETLSITDRAYIMREGEVFADGSSRELADDPDVRKYYLGEKFHF comes from the coding sequence ATGCAAATCTCCCTCGACAACGTCAGTAAAAACTACAGTGGCAGGCAAGTCGTTCAGCAAGTGAGTCTCACCGTCAAGCAGGGGGAAATTGTTGGACTACTGGGCCCGAATGGTGCTGGTAAGACCACTTCGTTTTATATGGCAACAGGACTGATTCAGCCTGATAGCGGTAGCGTCTGGCTCGACAAACAAGACATTACCAGCTTGCCAATTCATAAAAGAGCGCGTATGGGTATGGCATATCTTGCCCAAGAAGCTACCATTTTTCGACAGTTATCGGTGCGTGATAATCTGTTATTGGTGATGGAACAAACCAATGTTCCAAAGCAATTACAGATTCATCGACTCCGTACTTTGTTGGAAGAGTTTCGACTGACTAAGATCGCTGATACGATGGGAATCCAAGTTTCGGGGGGAGAACGTCGTCGTACTGAAATCGCCAGAGCATTGGCGGTTGGACTCGAAGGCCCAAAATTTATCTTGCTAGATGAGCCTTTTGCGGGGATCGATCCGATCGCTGTTAGCGAAATTCAGTCCATCATAAGCAACTTGCGCGATCGCAATATGGGCGTACTAATTACTGACCATAATGTTCGCGAAACTTTATCTATTACCGATCGCGCTTACATCATGCGTGAAGGTGAAGTATTTGCGGACGGTTCTAGCCGAGAATTAGCAGACGATCCAGATGTCCGCAAATATTATCTTGGCGAAAAGTTTCATTTTTAA
- a CDS encoding LptA/OstA family protein produces the protein MKPLSRFELKGKKEKGKIKHQSAISKLLLAVISLLAIASSSMPPTQAQPNTALTIRADVQEANSITGVVTATGNVKMTYPARQIDAVAEQAQYFSKEQRVVLTGNVVVTQEGVNSIKAQTITYLVTEGKFIAAPPNNQQVETIYVVPDRDAVSSPATSATPVTQIKPAFKKQQVSPPTLIIPPDKLRPKPQEILPDGK, from the coding sequence ATGAAGCCATTAAGCAGATTTGAATTAAAAGGGAAAAAGGAAAAAGGAAAAATAAAGCATCAATCGGCGATCTCTAAGTTATTGCTGGCTGTTATTTCTCTTTTGGCGATCGCCTCTAGCTCAATGCCACCCACCCAAGCCCAACCGAACACGGCTTTAACAATCCGTGCCGATGTCCAAGAAGCAAATTCGATCACAGGTGTCGTTACGGCAACTGGTAACGTAAAAATGACTTATCCCGCCCGACAGATTGATGCGGTAGCTGAGCAAGCACAGTATTTTTCTAAGGAGCAGCGTGTAGTTTTAACTGGCAATGTGGTCGTCACTCAAGAAGGTGTCAATAGCATCAAAGCTCAAACCATCACCTATCTCGTCACTGAAGGGAAATTTATCGCTGCCCCTCCTAATAACCAACAGGTCGAAACAATTTATGTTGTCCCAGATCGCGATGCTGTCAGTAGCCCTGCAACTTCGGCAACGCCTGTAACCCAGATCAAGCCTGCCTTTAAAAAGCAACAGGTGAGCCCCCCGACATTGATCATTCCTCCTGACAAGTTACGACCAAAACCACAAGAGATTCTTCCTGATGGTAAGTAA